The DNA sequence CTCCGGGTCGCCGGATCGGCCACGAGCGTCGAGAGCACCTCCTGCCTCGCCCGCGAACCGACCACGAACTGCAGGCTGTCAAAGCTGGCGCACATCGTCGTTGACGAACCGTTCGTGCGGTCGCTATTAGCGGTGACGATCGTTTTGCTCGTTCTGGAGTTAGTTCAAAGCCGAACTTATCAGTTTCCAGTTCTTCCGGATCGTTTTCCGCCGGATATAAAGGAAAAATTTAGCCCCGATGACGTTGACCCGACAAACGCTGCCAGGTCATGCCTTCCTGTGACGGGGCCCACGACCGCCCGGCGGCCCCCACGCTGACGCACTGGCCCTCAGCAGTCGGGCAACTCGCCCGACTGCAGGTACTCGACGACGCGCTCCGGGTCGGCGTCCAGTCCGCCGGCCTGGGCAACGTTCGGTGACCCCCCGCCACCGCCGCCGAGCGTCGCGGTAACGTCGTCGACGACGCCGGCTGCGTCGGCCGTCTCCCCCGCGCCGACGACGACGAACGGCGGCCGGTCGGTGCCGACGAGCGCAACCACGTCCGCCGCGTCGCCCGCGAGTTCCCGCGCGCGGTCGTCCACGTCGTTGGGGCCGGCGCGGTCGACCGTGCCGACGGCCCACGTCCGCCCGTCGCGTTCGACCACCTCGTCCCGGAGCGCCGCGACCTGCCGGTCGAGCAGTTCGCTCCGGAGTTCGGTGACCTCGGCCTCCAGTTCGGCGACCGTCTCGCTGACCTGCTCGGCCGCGGACGGGAGCCCCGGCACGCTCGCGTCGAGCGTGGCGCTGGCTTCGAGCGCCGCCGCCTTCTCGGTCGTCCGCCGGTCGACGCCCGCCGGGCCCACGGCGAACTCGACGCGGGTCAGCCCCTCGCCGGGGTTCGAGCGGCCGAGCACGGTCACCGGACCGATCTCCCGCGTGTTCCGGACGTGCGTCCCGCCGCAGGCAGCCACGTCCCAGTCCTCGATGGTGACGACCCGGACG is a window from the Halostella salina genome containing:
- a CDS encoding alanyl-tRNA editing protein is translated as MSKLAAAEPYTTRFETAIAEVDGRDVRLETTYFYPESGGQPADRGRIDGIDVVDVYEDGDAVVHRLGDDPDWRPGRRALCEVDWEYRMYCMRAHTASHALYGAGRRVLDDLGYGGFGIDDEKVRIDFRTSTDITDGTLVELERLVNETVWDSRDVSWEEVPADEARERDDVAFNTKTEEGVFGEDGTVRVVTIEDWDVAACGGTHVRNTREIGPVTVLGRSNPGEGLTRVEFAVGPAGVDRRTTEKAAALEASATLDASVPGLPSAAEQVSETVAELEAEVTELRSELLDRQVAALRDEVVERDGRTWAVGTVDRAGPNDVDDRARELAGDAADVVALVGTDRPPFVVVGAGETADAAGVVDDVTATLGGGGGGSPNVAQAGGLDADPERVVEYLQSGELPDC